ACTTAAGTAGAAACTGAATAGTGTACTTAGTCTATTTCACTGAAACTACATGATAGAAAGAAAAAGTAGGTCCGAGCGTATCAAGCTGTATTTATATTACATCGGTTAGGTTTATTCCGTAAATAGATTCGAATATGCAAGAGATATGTATATAAAAAGGAAATCAGTGAAGCTGCATAAAGCTAATATACCACAAGCTTTTTCTTCACAAAAGagagatcttcttcttcttgatgaaGATCATTCTTCTATTTCCCATAGGAACCTAGCGTACTCTCCAAGTATAATGCTGCCCCCACCACCACAGAAGACAATGATGGTCACATTTTTCAGTAAGAGTTTGTGTAAGAGAGAAATTTCAAAAACTTGAAACTGTTACCTGTCATTTGGAGAGGCTTCAACGGCCTTCTCGAAATAGAACAAGGCCTTCTCCTGGTCACCATTAATACTCCAAAACGCTTTCGCATATCTGCATAGCGTCTCTCCATCCTCTGTTTCAGACAACCTTGAGCTCCGTTTCTcccctccctcaggctggtcAAAACCAAAACCCCACGTAAGTGACCACAAACTCGAATCCATATGCCATGTAAACCCTACTACTTTGAGCTAACATGTCTACAAGAATGTAGGTGAAGCCTAATATAATAGGTGGAGGATACGGTTCATTGGTCAAACCTCAGAGTCTTCTCTTCCTTGCTGACTTCTGTTTCCGAAAGAGTCATCAacctcatcatcatcctcatcatttATCTCCCAGAGAAAACTAGCATATGCTCCAAGAACATTgctgaaaagaagaagaaaaaaatacacgCGCACACACACACTCAGGTTGAGTAAATAACCAATTGTTTTACCAAAGATGAAGAATGTATCCAACAGAAACCTATCCTCAGGAGATGCTTGAACAGCGCGTTCAAAGTAGCTCAACGCTTTAGCTTCATCCCCGTGAAGCTTCATAACCAATCTACCGTAGTTAGCTAAAGCTACTCCATCACTAGGCTCAACCACAGTACACTTATGATAATACTCTTCTGCTCCATTAACATCTCCTTTGTACTGTATAACCCCCACAACTCTCacaccattaaaaaaaaaacagagtcatTTACAGAACATTATTATTAATGATTCATCATACCTCCAAGAAGCTGGCGTAGTTTCTGAGAAGCAAAGGATGCAACGGATACTCCTCGAGCATCCTCTTGTAGTAATCACCACAGCTCTCATCGTCGAAACTTGGGAAATCGAAGTTGATGATCTCACTACTGTACAGATCGAACTTATCAATCCCAAGCCCTGCGGCTAAATGCATAGGAGGACTCGGTGGGCGCTGTTCAATCTCAAACCTTTTCTCGTCCTCCTCTTCCTTGATCGACAAGGCATCGTCAATGATGCTGCTGTGCTTAGCGAAGCTGAAGTCGGCTTCAACGGAATCGCCGATCGAAACCGTTCTATCCAAATTCTCGTCGGGTCCAGTCGCCGGGTCTTCGGGTTTTTTGAGCTCGTCTACGGATTCGCCGCAGTAGATTGAGAGAGATGGCTCGCTCTTGAGCATCTTTCTCCTCTCTCTTTGAGCTTAAAGTCTTCGACTTTGGTTTCAAAATTCAATCTTTTTTTGGTGGGTCGTTCGATTTTGGGAGGAATCGTGTTATTGGTTAAATGTTATGTGTGGACATTGATTCGGAGGACCCCTCCAAAGAGACAACGATTGATTGAACGAAGACAATTGAACTCTAGGTGTGACT
Above is a genomic segment from Raphanus sativus cultivar WK10039 unplaced genomic scaffold, ASM80110v3 Scaffold1777, whole genome shotgun sequence containing:
- the LOC130504746 gene encoding uncharacterized protein LOC130504746 gives rise to the protein MLKSEPSLSIYCGESVDELKKPEDPATGPDENLDRTVSIGDSVEADFSFAKHSSIIDDALSIKEEEDEKRFEIEQRPPSPPMHLAAGLGIDKFDLYSSEIINFDFPSFDDESCGDYYKRMLEEYPLHPLLLRNYASFLEYKGDVNGAEEYYHKCTVVEPSDGVALANYGRLVMKLHGDEAKALSYFERAVQASPEDSNVLGAYASFLWEINDEDDDEVDDSFGNRSQQGREDSEPEGGEKRSSRLSETEDGETLCRYAKAFWSINGDQEKALFYFEKAVEASPNDSIILGEYARFLWEIEE